The Arsenophonus sp. genome contains a region encoding:
- the kdsA gene encoding 3-deoxy-8-phosphooctulonate synthase, with protein sequence MCNKIIYLDKIKIANHLPFVLFGGMNVLESYDLAMQICEKYVKITEKLKIPYIFKASFDKANRSSIQSYRGPGIKKGIQIFKKIKKEFNVKIITDVHEQNQVPLISKIVDIIQLPAFLGRQTDLIKKIATSNKIINIKKPPFISPAQIGNIIKKFKKLGNENIIICERGVTFGYDNLIVDMLGFNIMKKISHGLPIIFDVTHSLQFRNPDSLISNGRRNQIVELARAGIAVGLAGLFLESHPNPDKAKCDGASALPLKKLEPFLKQIKELDDLIKSFNVIKIN encoded by the coding sequence ATGTGTAATAAAATTATATATCTCGACAAAATTAAAATTGCTAATCATCTTCCATTCGTTTTATTTGGAGGAATGAATGTGTTAGAGTCATATGACTTAGCAATGCAAATATGTGAAAAATACGTAAAAATTACAGAAAAACTTAAAATACCTTATATATTTAAAGCATCTTTTGATAAAGCAAATCGTTCTTCTATTCAATCATACAGAGGGCCTGGAATTAAAAAAGGGATTCAAATTTTTAAAAAAATTAAAAAAGAATTTAACGTAAAAATTATTACAGATGTTCATGAACAAAATCAAGTTCCATTAATATCAAAAATAGTCGACATAATTCAACTACCTGCATTTCTAGGCCGACAAACTGATCTTATTAAAAAAATTGCAACAAGTAATAAAATTATAAATATTAAAAAACCTCCATTCATTAGTCCTGCTCAAATTGGAAATATTATTAAAAAATTTAAAAAATTAGGTAATGAAAATATAATTATTTGTGAAAGAGGTGTTACATTTGGATACGATAATTTAATAGTTGATATGTTAGGATTTAATATTATGAAAAAAATTTCACATGGATTGCCAATAATTTTCGATGTTACTCATTCATTACAATTTCGAAATCCAGACAGTTTAATTTCAAATGGAAGAAGAAATCAAATAGTAGAATTAGCAAGAGCTGGAATTGCAGTTGGTTTAGCAGGTTTATTTTTAGAATCACATCCTAATCCAGATAAAGCAAAATGTGATGGTGCATCTGCACTACCATTAAAAAAACTAGAACCTTTTTTAAAACAAATAAAAGAATTAGATGATTTAATTAAAAGTTTTAATGTTATTAAGATTAATTGA
- the trxB gene encoding thioredoxin-disulfide reductase — protein sequence MKKTKYSDLIILGSGPAGYTAAIYAARANLNLFLITGIQQGGQLTTTNEVENWPGEPLNVLGPVLMDRMYEHVKKFISKKNIINDHIYSVNIEQNPFQLFGENNNYICKSLIIATGASPRYLGLENEKKYLGRGVSTCATCDGFFYKNKEVAIIGGGNTAIEEAIYLSNIAKKVYLIHRRDKFRAEKIIIKRLKKKIKEKNIVLHTNCIINDIIGDDNGINGIKIFSKDQKLTFTIFVSGIFIAIGHIPNTQIFKNQLNLKNGYIEVNSGYQGNATKTSVNGVFAAGDVIDPIYRQAITSAASGCMAAIDAEHFLEK from the coding sequence ATGAAAAAAACTAAATATAGTGATCTCATTATTCTTGGATCTGGACCTGCTGGATATACAGCTGCTATTTATGCGGCAAGAGCAAATTTAAATTTATTTTTAATTACAGGAATACAACAGGGAGGTCAATTAACTACAACTAATGAAGTTGAAAATTGGCCTGGTGAACCTTTAAATGTATTAGGTCCAGTTTTAATGGATCGTATGTATGAGCATGTTAAAAAATTTATTTCAAAAAAGAATATTATTAATGATCATATTTATAGTGTAAATATTGAACAGAATCCATTCCAATTGTTTGGAGAAAATAATAATTATATATGTAAATCTTTAATAATTGCAACAGGTGCGTCTCCTAGATATTTAGGATTAGAGAATGAAAAAAAATATTTGGGTAGAGGTGTTTCTACTTGTGCTACATGCGATGGGTTTTTTTATAAGAATAAAGAAGTTGCTATTATTGGCGGTGGAAATACAGCAATTGAAGAGGCAATATATTTATCAAATATTGCTAAAAAAGTATATTTAATTCATCGTAGAGATAAGTTTAGAGCAGAAAAAATTATCATAAAAAGGTTAAAAAAAAAAATAAAAGAAAAAAATATAGTTTTGCATACTAATTGCATTATCAATGATATTATAGGTGATGATAATGGTATTAATGGAATAAAAATTTTTTCAAAAGATCAAAAATTAACATTTACTATTTTTGTTTCTGGAATATTTATAGCAATTGGACATATACCTAATACTCAAATTTTTAAAAATCAATTAAACTTGAAAAATGGTTACATTGAAGTAAATTCAGGATATCAAGGTAATGCAACGAAAACATCAGTTAATGGAGTTTTTGCTGCTGGAGATGTTATAGATCCAATATATCGTCAAGCGATAACTTCAGCTGCTTCAGGTTGTATGGCAGCAATTGATGCAGAACATTTTTTAGAAAAATAA
- the mutS gene encoding DNA mismatch repair protein MutS — MIEEYKNVLTKKTYTPVMSQYLKIKSKYPNILLFYQMGDFYELFFDDAKKVSKLLDITLTKRGYSLNENVPMAGIPCHKVEKYLIKLVNLGESIAICNQVRKVSSSNLLSRKVVKIITPGTIVDEGLLSERSDNLLAAIWEENNQYGYATLDLTSGRFVVSEIFNNNDMRSELSRTKPTELLYPENFKNLDLISDISFLQCRPIWEFELDTARQQLNLQFKTKNLLGFGIENSLLALRAAGCVLQYAKNTQCTSLMHISSIVLEKQKDIIIIDPITRKNLELTKNFDFGCKNTLISILDKCVTPMGSRMLKRWLSSPLLNFNILYNRQNSIKDLKKYIFDLKPYLKNIADLERIFARLALNLANPIDLSKIRFSFKQFSPIQFILKKIKNEYLNTLKNKINLFPFLTKLLNDSLVKNPPALLKYGGVIVKGYNKKLDKYRLLIENNNQYLIELEKREKKTLKVNTLKINFHSIYGYYIQVSKLESLKLPSYYIEKQSLKNVKRYITKELKEYESSLLIAKEKAISLEKEIYESIIKYLLSHLIDLQNSAQALAELDVLLNLSERSEVLNYNCPVLKKERGIKIIEGRHPVVEQSKSHLFISNSVDLNKKNRLMIITGPNMGGKSTYMRQIAIIVLLTFIGSFVPAKSAVIGPIDQIFTRIGSSDSLATGQSTFMLEMTETANILNNATENSLVLIDEIGRGTSTYDGLAIAWSCALYLLNKIKSMTLFSTHYFELTKLEEKNNGITNVHLDVVKYKNEISFLYQVKNGPSYNSYGIDVARLAGLPKEVIYQSKKKIIELNRNQLKLRSSDKKIKKNKYRNMFLVVNNIKSIDIDSLTPKKALFFLYSLKKMLNK; from the coding sequence ATGATTGAAGAATATAAAAACGTTTTAACAAAAAAAACATATACTCCTGTGATGAGTCAATATTTAAAAATTAAATCAAAATACCCAAATATTTTGTTATTTTATCAAATGGGTGATTTTTATGAATTATTTTTTGATGATGCTAAAAAAGTTTCTAAATTACTTGATATTACTTTAACAAAGCGTGGTTATTCATTAAATGAAAATGTTCCTATGGCTGGTATACCTTGTCATAAAGTAGAGAAATATTTGATAAAACTAGTAAATTTAGGGGAATCAATTGCTATTTGTAATCAAGTTCGTAAAGTTTCAAGTTCTAATTTGTTATCTCGAAAAGTAGTTAAAATTATTACTCCAGGAACTATTGTAGATGAAGGACTTTTATCTGAAAGATCAGATAATTTATTAGCTGCAATTTGGGAGGAAAATAATCAATATGGATATGCTACACTAGATTTAACATCAGGTAGATTTGTTGTATCTGAAATATTCAATAATAATGATATGAGATCAGAATTATCAAGAACTAAACCAACAGAATTACTTTATCCAGAAAATTTTAAGAATTTAGATCTAATTAGTGATATTTCATTTTTACAATGTCGTCCTATATGGGAATTTGAATTAGATACTGCGAGACAACAGTTAAATTTACAATTTAAAACAAAAAATTTATTAGGTTTTGGAATTGAAAATTCTTTATTAGCATTAAGAGCTGCTGGTTGTGTTTTACAATATGCAAAAAATACACAGTGTACATCGTTAATGCATATTTCTAGTATTGTTTTAGAAAAACAAAAAGATATTATTATTATTGATCCAATTACTAGAAAAAATCTTGAATTAACAAAAAATTTTGATTTTGGATGTAAAAATACTTTGATTTCTATTTTGGATAAATGTGTTACTCCAATGGGCAGTAGAATGTTAAAACGTTGGTTAAGTTCTCCTTTACTTAATTTCAATATATTATATAATCGTCAAAATTCTATTAAAGATTTAAAAAAATATATTTTTGATCTTAAACCATATTTAAAAAATATAGCAGATTTAGAAAGGATATTTGCTCGTTTGGCTTTAAATTTAGCAAATCCTATTGATTTAAGTAAGATTCGTTTTTCTTTTAAACAATTTTCGCCAATCCAATTTATTTTAAAAAAAATAAAAAATGAATATTTAAATACGTTAAAAAATAAAATTAACCTTTTTCCATTTTTAACGAAATTATTAAATGATTCTCTTGTTAAAAATCCTCCAGCATTATTAAAATATGGTGGAGTAATTGTAAAAGGATATAATAAAAAGTTAGATAAATATAGATTATTAATAGAAAATAATAATCAATATTTAATTGAATTAGAAAAAAGAGAAAAAAAAACTTTAAAAGTTAATACTTTAAAAATTAATTTTCATTCAATATATGGATATTATATTCAAGTTAGTAAATTAGAAAGTTTAAAACTTCCTAGTTATTATATTGAAAAACAATCTTTAAAAAATGTTAAACGATATATAACAAAAGAACTTAAAGAATATGAATCAAGTTTATTAATTGCTAAAGAAAAAGCAATATCTCTTGAAAAAGAAATATATGAATCTATAATAAAATATTTGTTATCTCATTTGATAGATTTACAAAATAGTGCACAAGCATTAGCAGAATTAGACGTACTATTAAATTTGTCAGAAAGATCTGAAGTATTAAACTATAATTGTCCTGTTTTAAAAAAAGAAAGAGGAATAAAAATTATTGAAGGAAGACATCCAGTAGTTGAACAATCCAAATCTCATTTATTTATTTCAAATTCTGTTGATTTAAATAAAAAAAATCGTTTAATGATTATTACTGGACCTAATATGGGTGGTAAAAGTACTTACATGCGTCAAATTGCCATAATAGTTTTATTAACTTTTATTGGTAGTTTTGTTCCAGCTAAATCAGCAGTTATTGGTCCAATTGATCAAATTTTTACTCGTATTGGATCGTCAGATAGTCTTGCAACAGGACAATCTACTTTTATGTTGGAAATGACAGAGACAGCAAATATATTAAATAATGCAACAGAAAATAGTTTGGTATTAATTGATGAAATTGGAAGAGGAACATCAACATATGATGGTTTAGCTATAGCTTGGTCATGTGCTCTTTACCTTTTAAATAAAATTAAATCTATGACTTTATTTTCTACGCATTATTTTGAATTGACCAAATTGGAAGAAAAAAATAATGGAATTACTAATGTTCATTTAGATGTTGTAAAATACAAAAATGAAATTTCTTTTTTATATCAAGTAAAGAATGGACCATCCTATAATAGTTATGGAATAGATGTAGCTAGACTTGCTGGATTACCTAAAGAAGTTATATATCAATCTAAAAAAAAAATTATAGAATTAAATCGCAATCAATTAAAATTAAGGAGTTCTGATAAAAAAATAAAAAAAAATAAATATAGGAATATGTTTTTAGTAGTAAACAATATAAAATCGATTGATATTGATTCATTAACTCCTAAAAAAGCTTTATTTTTTTTATACTCTCTTAAAAAAATGTTAAATAAATAA
- the prmC gene encoding peptide chain release factor N(5)-glutamine methyltransferase has translation MHKKKLKKLNFLLKKRYIGYPISYITKKKEFWSIPIYVSKKTFIPRPETESLVEQSLILINNNKKNKILDLGTGTGAISLALAKELKKSQITGVDISHHAIKIAKYNSRLLKIKNVNFYQSNWFSKISKNSKFNIIVSNPPYISSSNVSLELNDIRFEPKIALISKNNGLKDIEIIINNATFYLKNKGWLLIEHSEFQKKRVQFLFRKYKYKNILSIKDYNNFDRITIGKYQYF, from the coding sequence ATTCATAAAAAAAAATTAAAAAAACTAAATTTTTTATTAAAAAAACGTTATATTGGTTATCCGATATCTTATATAACAAAAAAAAAAGAATTCTGGTCTATTCCTATTTATGTTTCTAAAAAAACTTTTATTCCTCGTCCAGAAACAGAATCTTTAGTTGAACAAAGTCTAATACTTATTAATAATAATAAAAAAAATAAAATTCTAGATTTAGGTACTGGAACAGGAGCAATATCTTTAGCACTAGCTAAAGAATTAAAAAAATCTCAAATTACTGGAGTAGATATCAGTCATCATGCAATAAAAATTGCAAAATACAATTCTCGTTTATTAAAAATAAAAAACGTTAATTTTTATCAAAGCAATTGGTTTAGTAAAATATCCAAGAATTCTAAATTTAATATTATTGTTAGTAACCCTCCTTACATTTCTTCATCTAATGTTAGTTTAGAATTAAATGATATCAGATTTGAACCAAAAATAGCATTAATTTCTAAAAACAATGGTTTAAAAGATATTGAAATCATTATAAATAATGCCACTTTTTATTTAAAAAATAAAGGTTGGCTTTTGATTGAACATAGTGAATTTCAAAAAAAAAGAGTACAATTTTTATTTAGAAAATACAAGTATAAAAATATTTTATCTATTAAAGATTATAATAATTTTGATAGAATTACTATTGGTAAATATCAATATTTTTAA
- the prfA gene encoding peptide chain release factor 1, which yields MHDIIINKLNDLEKRYKKIKQDLIKIDTVNNSKLLISLSKEYSSLKNIVHIFKKWKKVQKNIKNTKILLNDKEIYEIAKIELEKLEKYNQELKKKIYLNLLPKKSEDKKNCLLEIRSATGGHESAIFAGNLFRMYYRYAEINNWLLEIINFHPGEHGGYKEIITKISGKNTYYYLQFESGGHRVQRVPNTESQGRIHTSTCTVAVIPFVSKKEINQINLNDLRIDTFRSSGAGGQHVNTTDSAIRITHIPTGIVVECQNERSQHKNKSKAISVLASRLKAIENKKKHEKETLQRKILLGSGERSDRIRTYNFIQGRITDHRINLTIYQLEEVMNGKLEIILKHLIKHNQIEKINNFLEKNNELSRLDTSCNKNFNI from the coding sequence ATGCATGACATTATTATAAATAAATTAAACGATTTAGAAAAACGATACAAGAAAATTAAACAAGATTTAATCAAAATTGATACAGTTAATAACTCAAAATTATTGATATCTTTGTCAAAAGAATATTCAAGTTTAAAAAATATTGTTCATATATTTAAAAAATGGAAAAAAGTTCAAAAAAATATTAAAAATACAAAAATATTACTTAACGATAAGGAAATTTATGAAATAGCAAAAATTGAATTAGAAAAATTAGAAAAATATAATCAAGAATTAAAAAAAAAAATATATTTAAATTTATTACCTAAAAAATCAGAAGATAAAAAAAATTGCTTATTAGAAATAAGATCAGCTACTGGTGGTCATGAATCTGCAATTTTTGCTGGAAATCTTTTTAGAATGTATTATCGCTATGCAGAAATTAATAATTGGTTATTAGAAATAATTAATTTCCATCCAGGTGAGCATGGGGGATATAAAGAAATTATCACGAAAATTAGTGGTAAAAATACATACTACTATCTTCAATTTGAATCAGGAGGACATAGAGTACAACGTGTTCCAAATACAGAATCTCAAGGAAGAATACATACATCTACATGTACAGTTGCCGTAATTCCATTTGTTTCTAAAAAAGAAATAAATCAAATTAATTTAAATGATCTTAGAATAGATACTTTTCGCTCGTCTGGAGCAGGAGGACAACATGTCAATACAACAGACTCAGCAATTCGTATTACACACATTCCAACTGGAATAGTGGTGGAATGTCAAAATGAAAGATCTCAACATAAAAATAAATCGAAAGCTATTTCTGTATTAGCATCAAGATTAAAAGCAATTGAAAATAAAAAAAAACATGAAAAAGAAACATTGCAAAGAAAAATTTTATTAGGTTCTGGAGAAAGATCTGATAGAATCAGAACATATAATTTTATACAAGGTAGAATTACAGATCATCGTATCAATTTAACAATATATCAACTCGAAGAAGTAATGAATGGAAAATTAGAAATCATTTTAAAACATTTAATCAAACACAACCAAATTGAAAAAATTAATAATTTTTTGGAAAAAAACAATGAATTATCAAGATTGGATACATCATGCAACAAAAACTTTAATATATAG
- the xthA gene encoding exodeoxyribonuclease III, whose amino-acid sequence MKIVSFNINGIRAHIHQLYEIINKYNPDIIGLQETKVHDLLFPCDKINNLGYGCTYYGQKSHYGVALLYKKKPLKIYKGLPNDQKNVQPRVISAIFKIETGSMITIINSYFPNGENKKHPIKFPAKKKFFKDFISYLKSIFFYKSKIVIIGDMNISPSDLDIGIGLANMIRWLKIGKCAFLPEERNWIQLIQDIGFIDVYRKKNPKIKDKFSWFDYRSNGFKFNRGLRIDLILSSLEVFKKCSQIDIDYEIRSMHKPSDHAPVWADFDYVIL is encoded by the coding sequence ATGAAGATAGTATCTTTTAATATTAATGGTATAAGAGCACATATACATCAATTATATGAAATCATAAATAAGTATAATCCGGATATTATTGGATTACAAGAAACTAAAGTGCACGATTTATTGTTTCCATGTGATAAAATTAATAATTTAGGATATGGATGTACATATTATGGTCAAAAGTCTCATTATGGTGTTGCTTTATTATATAAAAAAAAACCTTTAAAAATTTATAAAGGATTACCAAATGATCAAAAAAATGTACAACCCAGAGTAATATCTGCAATTTTTAAGATTGAAACAGGAAGTATGATTACTATCATAAATAGTTATTTTCCAAATGGAGAAAATAAAAAACATCCTATAAAATTTCCTGCTAAAAAAAAATTTTTTAAAGATTTTATCTCTTATTTAAAATCAATATTTTTTTATAAATCAAAAATTGTTATTATTGGAGATATGAATATTAGTCCAAGTGATTTAGATATTGGTATTGGATTAGCTAATATGATTCGTTGGTTAAAGATTGGAAAATGTGCTTTCTTACCAGAAGAAAGAAATTGGATTCAATTAATTCAAGATATTGGTTTTATTGATGTTTATCGAAAAAAAAATCCTAAAATAAAAGACAAATTTTCTTGGTTTGATTATCGTTCAAATGGTTTTAAATTTAATCGAGGTTTAAGAATAGATTTAATTTTATCTTCTTTAGAAGTTTTTAAAAAATGTAGTCAAATAGATATTGATTATGAAATTAGATCTATGCATAAACCATCAGATCATGCACCAGTTTGGGCTGATTTTGATTATGTTATCCTTTAA
- a CDS encoding DNA translocase FtsK has translation MNNLQLKLSLFFLFVLGCLMPVSFLLIKFTKKIVISFLSFIFFLLKKIFSISLKEEKIKHLKICRKKKKKEKNIFYQQSKQLECELMNFNISAKVIEFCHGPVITRFYLKLAPGVRIKQISNLSQDLACSLSTQKIKIIESIHEKPYIGIDILNKNREIINLISIINCNKFKKNQTKIPILLGKDVEGKLLIKNLETMPHLLVAGSTGSGKSMWINSMIISILYKKKPKDIQFIIIDPKILEFSIYQGIPHLINNIITNIQDSIEILKWCIQEMERRFNIMNFLQVKNLKNFNNKIKKIKNKKKLNKLILKTNNFKKTLKKEPYIIIIIDEFADLIMQNKEIVPLIIKLVQKSRASGIHIILSTQRPSANIINGLIKANIPSRIAFTVSSKIESRIILDQDGAESLTGKGDMLYLPQNSSIPIRAHSPFIKEEEIKKIVNFFKKN, from the coding sequence ATGAATAATTTACAATTAAAATTATCTTTATTTTTTTTGTTTGTACTAGGATGTTTAATGCCTGTTAGTTTTTTGCTAATAAAATTTACAAAAAAAATTGTAATATCTTTTTTAAGTTTTATATTTTTTTTGTTAAAAAAAATATTTTCTATTTCTTTAAAAGAAGAAAAAATAAAACATTTAAAAATTTGTCGAAAAAAGAAGAAAAAAGAAAAAAATATTTTTTATCAACAAAGTAAGCAACTTGAATGTGAATTAATGAATTTTAATATTTCAGCTAAAGTAATAGAATTTTGTCATGGACCTGTTATAACGAGATTTTATTTAAAATTAGCTCCTGGAGTAAGGATTAAACAAATCTCTAATTTATCTCAAGATTTAGCATGTTCTTTATCTACACAAAAAATCAAAATAATAGAATCTATTCATGAAAAACCATATATAGGAATAGATATTCTTAACAAGAATCGTGAAATAATAAATCTTATTTCCATAATCAATTGTAATAAATTTAAAAAAAATCAAACTAAAATACCTATTTTATTAGGTAAAGATGTGGAAGGTAAATTATTAATAAAAAATTTAGAAACCATGCCACATCTATTAGTAGCAGGAAGCACTGGATCTGGAAAATCAATGTGGATTAATTCCATGATTATATCTATTTTGTATAAAAAAAAACCAAAAGATATTCAATTTATTATTATTGATCCTAAAATATTAGAATTTTCTATTTATCAAGGAATACCGCATTTAATTAATAACATTATTACTAATATACAAGATTCTATTGAAATACTAAAATGGTGTATTCAAGAAATGGAAAGAAGATTTAACATAATGAATTTTTTACAAGTAAAAAATTTAAAAAATTTTAATAACAAAATTAAAAAAATAAAAAACAAAAAAAAATTAAATAAATTAATCTTAAAAACTAATAATTTTAAAAAAACTTTAAAAAAAGAACCATATATTATTATAATAATTGATGAATTTGCCGATCTAATAATGCAAAATAAAGAAATTGTTCCTTTAATTATAAAATTAGTTCAAAAATCTCGTGCTTCTGGAATACATATCATTTTATCTACTCAAAGACCATCAGCAAATATTATCAATGGTCTAATTAAAGCTAATATACCTTCAAGAATTGCTTTTACAGTATCAAGTAAAATAGAATCTAGAATTATATTAGATCAAGACGGAGCTGAATCTTTAACAGGAAAAGGAGATATGTTATATTTACCTCAAAATTCATCTATACCAATTAGAGCACACTCTCCTTTTATTAAAGAAGAAGAAATAAAAAAAATAGTTAATTTTTTTAAAAAAAATTAA
- the lolA gene encoding outer membrane lipoprotein chaperone LolA has protein sequence MKIKKIILLFYIILYIKPIFSSNLPSLELQKRLEKINGFCGKFNQKIIDQSGLNIEESQGNIWMKNTNTFKIQTIYPEENLIISDSKNIYYYHPSLKQVTIILLSDLNLNTPFVLFTNHDKKNWEQYKINQNKNNFFLVPKLKNLNFKYFFITIQSNGKLEELGIVEQNGQKNIFIISHYKKIMLKKDLFKFNFKKNILIDDQRSKK, from the coding sequence ATGAAAATAAAAAAAATTATTTTATTATTTTACATAATTTTATATATTAAACCTATTTTCTCATCAAATTTACCATCTCTTGAATTACAAAAACGTTTAGAAAAAATCAATGGATTTTGTGGAAAATTTAATCAAAAAATTATTGATCAATCTGGATTAAATATAGAAGAAAGTCAAGGAAATATATGGATGAAAAATACAAATACATTTAAAATACAAACAATTTATCCAGAAGAAAACTTAATTATTTCTGACAGTAAAAATATTTACTATTATCATCCATCACTTAAACAAGTTACTATTATTCTGCTATCTGATTTAAATCTAAATACACCGTTTGTACTATTTACAAATCATGATAAAAAAAATTGGGAACAATATAAGATCAATCAGAATAAAAATAATTTCTTTTTAGTACCAAAATTAAAAAATCTTAATTTTAAATATTTTTTCATTACCATTCAATCTAATGGAAAATTAGAAGAATTAGGTATTGTAGAACAAAATGGACAAAAAAATATTTTTATTATTAGTCATTATAAAAAAATTATGTTAAAAAAAGATTTATTTAAATTCAATTTTAAGAAAAATATCTTAATTGATGATCAAAGATCAAAAAAATAA